The region CCTCGCGGTCGAGAAGGAGCTCGGCCTCGACCGGAACAGAGTCAACGTGAACGGCGGCGCCATCGCGCTCGGCCACCCGCTCGGCGCCACCGGCACGCGCCTGGTGCTCACGCTGCTCTACGAGCTGCGCCGGCGGAAAGGGAAGTACGGCCTCGCGACCGCGTGCATCGGCGGCGGCCAGGGAATCGCCGTCATTGTGGAGAATTTACAAAGATAAATTCACCACGGAGACACGGAGTTCACGGAGAAAAGCCAAAGATAAAAGGATTCCTCCGTGTCTCCGTGCCTCCGTGGTGAAAAAGGAAGTCATAGATGGCTATTAATAAGGTTGGAGTGTTGGGTTGCGGGTTGATGGGCTCGGGCATCGCCCAGGTCTCCGCCGCCGCCGGCTGCGAGGTCGTCGTGCTCGAAGCCGAGCAGAAGTTCCTCGACAAGGGTTTCGCCGGCATCGAGAAGTCGCTGGCGAAGTTCGCCGAGAAGCCGGAGAAGTCCGGCATCACTCCCGAGAAGGCCAAGGAGATCCGCGGCCGCCTCAAGGGCACGCTCTCGAAGAACGACCTCGCCGACTGCGACATCGTCATCGAGGCCATCATCGAGAACCCC is a window of Terriglobales bacterium DNA encoding:
- a CDS encoding 3-hydroxyacyl-CoA dehydrogenase NAD-binding domain-containing protein; this encodes MAINKVGVLGCGLMGSGIAQVSAAAGCEVVVLEAEQKFLDKGFAGIEKSLAKFAEKPEKSGITPEKAKEIRGRLKGTLSKNDLADCDIVIEAIIENPETKKAMYRDLDATVKKDAIFASNTSSISITELAASTKRPERFIGLHFFNPVPLMKLVEV